Proteins from one Streptomyces genisteinicus genomic window:
- a CDS encoding aldehyde dehydrogenase family protein has translation MTAPEPGRGPGHRAAHFPVADPATGETFGEAPDQSPEVLDDVVGRARRAWAVWRDDPDARTACLHAAADAVEAAGDRLAPLLTREQGKPLAESRAEVARTAARLRYFARLAPRTRRIDDGRPVRSEIRWRPIGPVAAIVPWNFPLQLAAAKFAPALAAGNTVVLKPSPYTPLATRLLGDVLAAVLPEDVLTVVTGREPLGARLAAHPGIRHVTFTGSVETGRAVARAAADPLARVTLELGGNDAAVLLDDTDVERIADRLFWAAFRNCGQVCMAVKRVYAPARLHAQVVEALAHRARTAVVGPGLDEATRIGPVGNAAQLSRVERVTRRALAAGARAAAGGHRLDGPGHFFAPTILTGVPPDEPVVTGEQFGPVLPVLPYRDLDEAVDAANATGFGLGGSVWGTDLDRAAATADRLDCGTAWINHHAELSLAQPFAGAGASGVGVAGGPWGLYGNLRPFVVHRPEGDGP, from the coding sequence ATGACGGCACCGGAACCCGGCCGCGGCCCGGGACACCGCGCCGCACACTTCCCCGTCGCCGACCCGGCCACCGGGGAGACCTTCGGCGAGGCCCCCGACCAGTCGCCCGAGGTCCTGGACGACGTCGTCGGGCGGGCCCGGCGCGCCTGGGCCGTCTGGCGGGACGACCCGGACGCCCGGACCGCGTGCCTGCACGCCGCCGCCGACGCCGTCGAGGCGGCCGGCGACCGCCTCGCCCCGCTGCTCACAAGGGAACAGGGCAAGCCCCTGGCCGAGTCCCGCGCGGAGGTCGCCCGCACGGCGGCCCGGCTGCGGTACTTCGCCCGACTGGCCCCCCGCACCCGCCGGATCGACGACGGCCGGCCCGTGCGCAGCGAGATCCGGTGGCGTCCGATCGGTCCCGTGGCCGCGATCGTGCCGTGGAACTTCCCCCTCCAGCTGGCGGCGGCGAAGTTCGCGCCCGCGCTCGCGGCGGGCAACACCGTGGTCCTCAAGCCGTCCCCGTACACGCCTCTCGCCACCCGGCTGCTCGGTGACGTCCTCGCCGCGGTCCTGCCCGAGGACGTTCTGACCGTCGTCACCGGACGGGAGCCCCTCGGCGCCCGTCTCGCTGCCCACCCGGGCATCCGCCACGTCACCTTCACCGGCTCGGTGGAGACCGGGCGGGCCGTCGCCCGGGCGGCCGCGGACCCGCTCGCCCGGGTGACGCTCGAACTCGGCGGCAACGACGCGGCCGTCCTCCTGGACGACACCGACGTGGAGCGGATCGCCGACCGGCTGTTCTGGGCCGCCTTCCGCAACTGCGGACAGGTGTGCATGGCGGTCAAACGCGTCTACGCCCCGGCCCGGCTCCACGCCCAGGTCGTCGAGGCGCTCGCCCACCGCGCGAGGACCGCCGTCGTGGGACCCGGCCTGGACGAGGCCACCCGGATCGGGCCGGTCGGCAACGCAGCCCAGCTGAGCCGGGTCGAGCGGGTCACGCGCCGGGCCCTGGCGGCCGGGGCGCGGGCCGCGGCCGGCGGCCACCGGCTCGACGGACCGGGCCACTTCTTCGCGCCGACGATCCTCACCGGTGTCCCTCCGGACGAACCGGTGGTGACCGGGGAGCAGTTCGGGCCCGTCCTGCCGGTGCTGCCCTACCGGGACCTCGACGAGGCCGTCGACGCGGCCAACGCGACCGGCTTCGGCCTGGGCGGCTCCGTGTGGGGCACCGACCTGGACCGGGCGGCGGCGACCGCGGACCGGCTCGACTGCGGCACGGCGTGGATCAACCACCACGCCGAACTCTCCCTCGCCCAGCCCTTCGCCGGAGCCGGGGCGAGCGGGGTCGGCGTCGCGGGCGGACCGTGGGGGCTCTACGGCAACCTCCGGCCGTTCGTCGTCCACCGCCCCGAGGGGGACGGCCCATGA
- a CDS encoding NAD(P)-dependent alcohol dehydrogenase, translated as MRFRAAVLRSYESPFALEEVVLATGPAPGEILVEIAGCGMCRTDLAVRRSAGRTPLPAVLGHEGAGVVVAAGDGTGGTGGTEGIGVGDHVVLSFDSCGECRNCRAAAPAHCDSFASLNLFGGRTAQAGRLTDAAGRALAPRWFGQSSFAEYALVPARNAVRVDPALPIALLGPLGCSVLTGAGAVLNTFRAGPGDTLVVLGAGGVGLAAVMAAGAAGVRTVAVDGNPARLALAERFGATPLPAATPRLAERIRRRTDGGARFALDTTASAPLINEALRALRPTGVLGLVARLHTPLALEPGTLDRGRAIRHICEGDAVPGLLIPRLIGLWQAGRLPFDELIRTYPLADIDEAERDCDAGRVVKPVLLPDRGDR; from the coding sequence ATGAGGTTCCGAGCGGCGGTGCTGCGTTCGTACGAGTCCCCCTTCGCCCTCGAGGAGGTCGTCCTCGCCACCGGCCCGGCGCCCGGCGAGATCCTGGTGGAGATCGCGGGCTGCGGGATGTGCCGCACCGATCTCGCCGTCCGGCGCTCGGCCGGCCGGACCCCGCTGCCGGCGGTCCTCGGCCACGAGGGTGCCGGCGTCGTCGTGGCGGCGGGCGACGGCACCGGCGGCACCGGCGGCACCGAGGGCATCGGCGTCGGCGACCACGTCGTGCTGAGCTTCGACTCCTGCGGGGAGTGCCGGAACTGCCGCGCTGCCGCCCCCGCCCACTGCGACTCCTTCGCCTCCCTCAACCTCTTCGGCGGGCGCACCGCGCAGGCGGGGCGCCTCACCGACGCCGCGGGGCGGGCGCTGGCCCCCCGGTGGTTCGGCCAGTCCTCCTTCGCCGAGTACGCGCTCGTCCCGGCACGCAACGCCGTACGCGTCGATCCCGCACTGCCGATCGCGCTGCTCGGTCCGCTCGGCTGCTCCGTCCTCACCGGAGCCGGAGCCGTCCTGAACACCTTCCGCGCCGGTCCCGGCGACACCCTCGTCGTCCTCGGCGCGGGAGGTGTGGGCCTGGCCGCGGTGATGGCGGCCGGCGCCGCCGGGGTGCGGACCGTGGCCGTCGACGGGAACCCCGCCCGGCTGGCCCTGGCCGAACGCTTCGGAGCGACGCCCCTGCCCGCCGCCACGCCCCGGCTGGCCGAGCGCATCCGCCGCCGGACCGACGGCGGCGCCCGGTTCGCCCTGGACACCACGGCCTCGGCGCCGCTGATCAACGAGGCGCTGCGCGCGCTGCGCCCGACCGGCGTGCTGGGCCTCGTGGCACGCCTGCACACCCCGCTCGCGCTCGAACCGGGCACGCTCGACCGGGGCCGCGCCATCCGGCACATCTGCGAAGGGGACGCCGTGCCGGGACTGCTGATCCCCCGGCTGATCGGCCTCTGGCAGGCCGGCCGTCTCCCCTTCGACGAATTGATCCGCACCTACCCACTGGCCGACATCGACGAGGCCGAGCGCGACTGCGACGCAGGACGCGTGGTCAAGCCCGTCCTCCTGCCGGATAGAGGAGACCGATGA
- a CDS encoding SAM-dependent methyltransferase yields the protein MTDTTTTRGARRPGTDGVDSGVGLTALLVAAARAIETHRTDSLARDVHAEHFVRAAAPCADWPVRIEQVPDGDDDPLWGRFARYFGLRTRVLDDFVVRSAGADIRQVVLLGAGLDTRAFRLGLPSDCVVYEVDRAGVLEFKERVLADAAAAPKAKRVPVPVDLRDDWAAALTSAGFDPAAPGVWLAEGLLFYLPAAAETYLVDTVDRLTAPGSALAFEAKLEKDLLAYRDSAIYTATRERIGIDLLGLFDPGPRPDSAGDLAAKGWFTAMHTPFDFTRRLGRGPRPEPNDALEGNRWVFAHKPGP from the coding sequence ATGACCGACACGACCACCACCCGCGGCGCCCGCCGTCCCGGCACGGACGGTGTGGACTCGGGCGTGGGACTGACCGCCCTCCTGGTCGCCGCGGCACGGGCGATCGAGACCCATCGCACCGACAGCCTGGCGCGCGACGTCCACGCGGAGCACTTCGTGCGCGCGGCCGCGCCGTGCGCCGACTGGCCGGTGCGCATCGAGCAGGTGCCGGACGGCGACGACGACCCGCTCTGGGGAAGGTTCGCCCGCTACTTCGGCCTGCGGACAAGAGTCCTCGACGACTTCGTCGTCCGGTCCGCGGGTGCGGACATCCGCCAGGTGGTGCTGCTGGGTGCGGGGCTGGACACCCGGGCCTTCCGGCTCGGCCTGCCGTCCGACTGCGTCGTCTACGAGGTGGACAGGGCGGGCGTCCTGGAGTTCAAGGAGCGGGTGCTCGCGGACGCCGCGGCGGCCCCCAAGGCGAAGCGCGTGCCCGTGCCGGTCGATCTGCGCGACGACTGGGCCGCCGCACTGACCTCCGCCGGCTTCGACCCGGCGGCCCCGGGTGTCTGGCTTGCCGAGGGGCTGCTCTTCTACCTGCCGGCCGCCGCCGAGACGTACCTCGTCGACACCGTGGACCGGCTCACCGCCCCGGGCAGCGCCCTGGCCTTCGAGGCCAAGCTGGAGAAGGACCTGCTCGCCTACCGCGACAGCGCGATCTACACGGCGACGAGGGAACGGATCGGCATCGACCTGCTCGGCCTCTTCGACCCGGGGCCTCGCCCGGACTCGGCGGGCGACCTGGCGGCCAAGGGCTGGTTCACGGCGATGCACACGCCCTTCGACTTCACCCGGCGGCTCGGCCGCGGTCCCCGCCCCGAGCCGAACGACGCCCTGGAGGGCAACCGCTGGGTCTTCGCGCACAAGCCCGGGCCGTGA
- a CDS encoding metallophosphoesterase yields MTGTSSTPPAADAAQGEPPGRLRRLMRWIPLVAPVLLWAVPCWVLLHTGQHWPRPVALTGTALFALGLVAMPLAMARGHGRRQQDGAAIAGDTLLGAVWVLFTWSVLLGVLLRGALAAAGAGDAQDRARVVTWAVLGTAAVLLAWGYAEARRVPRVRRLEVELPRLGTGLDGTRVALITDTHYGPLDRARWSARVCETVNTLEADLVCHTGDIADGTAERRRAQAAPLGTVRASRARVYVTGNHEYYSEAQGWVDLMDELGWEPLRNRHLLLERGGDTLVVAGVDDVTAESSGLAGHRAHLAGALDGADASLPVLLLAHQPAFVGRAAEHGVDLQLSGHTHGGQIWPFHYLVRLDQPAVAGLSRHGVRTQLYTSRGTGFWGPPFRVFAPSEITLLVLRSPRGPAGSGTTAR; encoded by the coding sequence GTGACCGGGACCAGCAGCACCCCACCGGCAGCAGACGCGGCGCAGGGGGAGCCGCCCGGCCGGCTGCGCCGCCTGATGCGGTGGATCCCGCTGGTCGCCCCCGTCCTGCTGTGGGCCGTGCCGTGCTGGGTGCTGCTGCACACCGGCCAGCACTGGCCCCGGCCCGTCGCGCTGACCGGCACCGCCCTGTTCGCCCTGGGCCTGGTCGCCATGCCGCTCGCGATGGCACGCGGACACGGCCGGCGGCAGCAGGACGGCGCGGCGATCGCCGGGGACACGCTGCTGGGCGCGGTCTGGGTCCTATTCACCTGGTCCGTGCTCCTCGGCGTGCTGCTGCGGGGCGCCCTGGCCGCGGCCGGTGCCGGCGACGCCCAGGACCGGGCGCGCGTCGTCACCTGGGCCGTCCTCGGCACGGCCGCCGTGCTGCTCGCCTGGGGGTACGCGGAGGCGCGGCGGGTGCCGCGGGTGCGCCGGCTGGAGGTCGAACTCCCGCGTCTGGGAACCGGGTTGGACGGCACCCGGGTGGCCCTGATCACCGACACCCACTACGGTCCGCTCGACCGCGCCCGCTGGTCCGCGCGGGTCTGCGAGACGGTGAACACCCTGGAGGCGGACCTGGTCTGCCACACCGGCGACATCGCGGACGGCACCGCCGAGCGCCGCCGCGCGCAGGCGGCCCCGCTGGGCACCGTGCGGGCGTCCCGGGCCCGGGTCTACGTCACCGGCAACCACGAGTACTACAGCGAGGCCCAGGGGTGGGTCGACCTGATGGACGAACTGGGCTGGGAGCCGCTGCGCAACCGTCACCTGCTGCTGGAACGCGGCGGTGACACCCTGGTGGTCGCCGGTGTCGACGACGTCACCGCCGAGTCCTCCGGCCTCGCGGGTCACCGCGCCCACCTCGCGGGAGCGCTCGACGGCGCCGACGCCTCCCTGCCCGTGCTCCTCCTCGCGCACCAGCCCGCGTTCGTCGGCCGCGCGGCGGAGCACGGCGTCGACCTCCAGCTCTCCGGCCACACCCACGGCGGCCAGATCTGGCCCTTCCACTACCTGGTCCGGCTCGACCAGCCGGCCGTCGCGGGCCTCAGCCGCCACGGCGTCCGCACCCAGCTCTACACCAGCCGGGGCACCGGGTTCTGGGGCCCGCCGTTCCGCGTCTTCGCCCCCAGCGAGATCACCCTGCTCGTGCTGCGCTCGCCGCGCGGCCCCGCAGGCTCCGGGACCACGGCCCGCTGA
- a CDS encoding STAS domain-containing protein — MTVSPADPGPVAEVHLTEHAAVVTLSGALDMDSAPLLHWAVEDARASGKQIVVDVAHLSFLDLPPLHELLAPLEDGRSVWIAGPLAAEPRRLLQATGTDRALRFFPHVRDALAAAAPG; from the coding sequence ATGACCGTCTCCCCTGCGGATCCCGGCCCGGTGGCCGAGGTGCACCTGACGGAGCACGCCGCTGTCGTCACGCTGAGCGGCGCGCTCGACATGGACTCGGCTCCGTTGCTCCACTGGGCGGTCGAGGACGCCCGCGCGAGCGGCAAGCAGATCGTCGTCGACGTCGCGCACCTCTCCTTCCTGGACCTGCCCCCGCTGCACGAACTCCTCGCCCCCCTCGAAGACGGCCGGAGCGTGTGGATCGCCGGACCGCTCGCCGCAGAGCCCCGGCGCCTTCTGCAGGCCACCGGCACGGACCGGGCACTCCGCTTCTTCCCGCACGTGCGGGACGCGCTGGCCGCCGCGGCCCCCGGCTGA
- a CDS encoding (5-formylfuran-3-yl)methyl phosphate synthase, with translation MLLLISPDGVEEALDCAKAAEHLDIVDVKKPDEGSLGANFPWVIREIRDAVPADKPVSATVGDVPYKPGTVAQAALGAAVSGATYIKVGLYGCTTPEQGVEVMRAVVRAVKDHRPDALVVASGYADAHRVGCVNPLALPDIAARAGADGAMLDTAIKDGTRLFDHVPPDSCAEFVRRAHASGLLAALAGSVRQADLGTLTRIGTDIVGVRGAVCSGGDRNAGRIRPDLVAAFRAEMDRQAREHAAGLPAVS, from the coding sequence GTGTTGCTTCTCATCTCCCCGGACGGCGTCGAGGAGGCCCTCGACTGCGCGAAGGCGGCGGAGCATCTCGACATCGTCGACGTCAAGAAGCCCGACGAGGGATCGCTCGGCGCCAACTTCCCCTGGGTCATCCGGGAGATCCGCGACGCGGTGCCGGCGGACAAGCCGGTGTCCGCGACCGTGGGCGACGTGCCGTACAAGCCCGGCACCGTCGCGCAGGCGGCACTCGGCGCGGCCGTCTCCGGTGCCACGTACATCAAGGTGGGCCTGTACGGATGCACCACCCCCGAGCAGGGAGTCGAGGTCATGCGGGCGGTCGTGCGGGCCGTGAAGGACCACCGTCCGGACGCGCTCGTCGTCGCGTCCGGCTACGCCGACGCCCACCGCGTCGGCTGCGTCAACCCGCTCGCCCTGCCCGACATCGCCGCCCGCGCCGGCGCCGACGGGGCCATGCTGGACACCGCGATCAAGGACGGCACCCGGCTCTTCGACCACGTCCCGCCCGACTCGTGCGCCGAGTTCGTCCGGCGCGCCCACGCGTCCGGTCTGCTCGCCGCCCTGGCCGGCAGCGTCCGGCAGGCGGACCTCGGCACCCTGACCCGCATCGGTACCGACATCGTGGGCGTGCGGGGGGCGGTCTGCTCCGGCGGGGACCGCAACGCAGGACGGATCAGACCGGACCTGGTCGCCGCCTTCCGCGCGGAGATGGACCGGCAGGCCCGGGAGCACGCCGCCGGCCTCCCCGCCGTCTCCTGA